A region of Campylobacter armoricus DNA encodes the following proteins:
- the mapA gene encoding outer membrane lipoprotein MapA, giving the protein MIKKILVISLTLFFSACAISSKNQGVAKVNEVIKIQAQCYNPSDAKAYEAKIKGLVYISDVGLKYCENKRTIDKSISLKKVYIHRIYDLEENKKYSFSNGNAYYINENFNYYFYVFLKEELKNRGIIVVENTNDSPYVLKVDLSFNDFYSKFDANSLFSIISSQLTLKDINTNKTINIKTRQEVKGFYKINDLPFFTELLIKQVANKTADIISSL; this is encoded by the coding sequence ATGATAAAAAAAATACTAGTAATATCTTTAACTTTATTTTTTAGTGCTTGTGCTATTAGCTCTAAAAATCAAGGAGTTGCTAAAGTTAATGAAGTTATAAAAATTCAAGCTCAATGTTATAATCCTTCTGATGCAAAAGCTTATGAAGCTAAAATTAAAGGGCTTGTATATATTAGTGATGTAGGGCTTAAATATTGTGAAAATAAAAGAACTATTGATAAAAGTATTTCTTTAAAAAAAGTATATATTCACAGAATTTATGATTTAGAAGAAAATAAAAAATATTCATTTTCTAATGGAAATGCTTATTATATCAATGAGAATTTTAATTATTATTTTTATGTTTTTTTAAAAGAAGAGTTAAAAAATAGAGGAATAATTGTAGTGGAAAATACAAATGATTCTCCTTATGTATTAAAAGTTGATTTAAGTTTTAATGATTTTTACTCTAAATTTGATGCAAATTCATTATTTTCTATAATCTCAAGTCAATTAACTTTAAAAGATATAAATACAAATAAAACTATTAATATTAAAACTAGACAAGAAGTAAAAGGCTTTTATAAAATCAATGATTTACCTTTTTTTACAGAACTTCTTATCAAGCAAGTGGCAAATAAAACCGCAGATATTATAAGTTCTTTGTGA
- a CDS encoding SLC13 family permease, with the protein MSSNIKTLIVLADLVLFIALLYFSPFGETKVNQGLSLLIFIAILWLSEALHVTITAILVPVLAAILGLLPTSKALTGFADSNIFLFFGGFALAAAMHHQKLDKLIAHKILTLAKGHLGLSSLYIFITTAFLSMWMSNTATAAMMLPLAIGMLASLDPEKDRNTYVFILLGIAFSASIGGIGTIVGTPPNAIVATQLHISFAQWLQYGIPIVLIFLPAMILILLFIFKPKFNLQVDLHTEHIELTRPRIITLVIFLVIALSWIFSGNINPIIQNIFGHKIANLDAIIALLAAVLVCAFRVIDWKNIQKNTDWGVLMLFGGGITLSVVLRDSGASKVMADTIISFIENGNLFIIGLIVAFFIVFLTEFTSNTASAALLVPLFISIADTLGVPALGLALIIAIGASCAFMLPVATPPNAIVFGTGYIKQQEMVKVGIILNIFCSISLAIIAYFFWL; encoded by the coding sequence ATGAGTTCGAACATAAAAACACTAATAGTCCTTGCTGATTTAGTGTTGTTTATAGCTTTGCTATATTTTTCTCCTTTTGGTGAAACTAAGGTAAATCAAGGTTTATCTTTATTAATATTTATAGCTATTTTGTGGCTTAGCGAAGCTTTACATGTTACCATTACAGCTATTTTAGTACCCGTTTTAGCTGCAATTTTAGGACTATTACCTACCTCTAAGGCTTTAACTGGTTTTGCTGATTCTAATATATTCTTGTTTTTTGGTGGTTTTGCTCTAGCAGCTGCAATGCATCATCAAAAATTAGATAAACTAATAGCACATAAAATTTTAACACTAGCAAAAGGTCATTTAGGTCTATCAAGTTTATATATTTTTATCACAACTGCATTTTTATCTATGTGGATGAGCAATACAGCAACAGCTGCAATGATGCTTCCACTTGCTATAGGAATGTTAGCTTCACTTGACCCAGAAAAAGATAGAAATACTTATGTGTTTATACTTTTAGGCATAGCTTTTAGTGCAAGTATAGGCGGTATAGGAACTATAGTAGGAACTCCACCAAATGCTATCGTTGCTACCCAGTTACACATAAGTTTTGCACAATGGTTACAATATGGCATTCCTATTGTTTTAATCTTTTTACCAGCAATGATTTTAATATTATTATTTATATTTAAACCTAAATTTAATTTACAAGTAGATTTGCATACAGAACACATTGAACTCACAAGACCTAGAATCATCACTTTAGTAATCTTTCTAGTGATAGCATTATCTTGGATTTTTAGTGGAAATATCAATCCAATTATACAAAATATATTTGGACACAAAATCGCAAATCTTGATGCAATCATTGCTTTATTGGCAGCTGTTTTAGTTTGTGCATTTAGAGTTATTGATTGGAAAAATATACAAAAAAATACAGATTGGGGCGTTTTAATGCTATTTGGAGGTGGGATAACCCTAAGTGTTGTACTAAGAGATTCAGGCGCTAGCAAAGTAATGGCTGATACCATCATATCTTTTATAGAGAATGGAAACTTATTTATTATAGGATTGATTGTTGCGTTCTTTATAGTATTTTTAACTGAATTTACATCAAACACCGCTTCAGCAGCATTACTTGTTCCTTTGTTTATATCTATTGCAGATACTCTAGGTGTTCCCGCCTTAGGACTAGCTTTAATTATCGCTATAGGTGCTTCTTGTGCATTTATGTTACCAGTTGCAACACCTCCAAATGCTATAGTTTTTGGAACAGGATACATTAAACAACAAGAAATGGTAAAAGTAGGAATTATACTAAATATATTTTGTTCAATCAGTCTTGCTATTATTGCTTATTTCTTCTGGCTTTAG
- the thiF gene encoding thiamine biosynthesis protein ThiF gives MRIKFNGSMIDTHFKDTLEFFQSVSKNENDVWIVNGFATKEKIKLSENDELFCIEKNTLPPYEALDAMMRARHTPKLHDKLKKASVAVCGLGGLGSHIAINLARSGVGRLHLIDFDVVEPSNLNRQAYMVEDLGKFKAEALKEQIAKINPFIEVFAQVLKIEKENIAELFINDDIVCEAFDSAIYKALLMQNFHQYHPEKTLICASGLAGYGDSNSIQTRKIANNFYICGDLKNEAKMGNGLMAPRVNICAGHQANLVLELLAKL, from the coding sequence ATGAGAATTAAATTCAATGGTAGTATGATAGATACACATTTTAAAGATACTTTAGAATTTTTTCAAAGTGTAAGTAAAAATGAAAATGATGTGTGGATAGTCAATGGTTTTGCGACAAAAGAGAAAATAAAATTAAGTGAAAATGATGAACTTTTTTGTATAGAAAAAAACACTTTACCTCCTTATGAAGCTCTTGATGCGATGATGAGAGCAAGACATACCCCAAAACTTCATGATAAACTTAAAAAAGCAAGTGTAGCAGTTTGTGGCTTAGGTGGATTAGGATCTCATATAGCCATAAATTTAGCAAGAAGTGGGGTTGGTAGGCTTCATTTGATTGATTTTGATGTGGTTGAGCCAAGTAATCTTAATCGTCAAGCTTATATGGTAGAAGATTTGGGTAAATTTAAAGCTGAAGCTTTAAAAGAGCAAATCGCTAAAATTAATCCTTTTATAGAAGTTTTTGCACAAGTTTTAAAAATAGAAAAAGAAAATATAGCCGAGCTTTTTATAAATGATGATATAGTTTGTGAAGCTTTTGATAGTGCTATATATAAAGCACTTTTAATGCAAAATTTTCATCAATACCATCCAGAAAAAACACTAATTTGTGCTTCAGGTTTAGCAGGATATGGTGATAGTAATAGCATACAAACAAGAAAAATTGCTAATAATTTTTATATATGTGGAGATTTAAAAAATGAAGCCAAAATGGGTAATGGACTTATGGCCCCACGAGTGAATATTTGTGCGGGACATCAAGCTAATTTAGTCTTAGAGCTTTTAGCAAAGCTTTAG
- the dapE gene encoding succinyl-diaminopimelate desuccinylase — protein MQVVEIFKELSKFKSITPDDDGALNYIAVELSDFEAFFIEKEGVKNLLLTKKFSDGGEHLAFGGHVDVVPAGEGWSSDPFEPLEKDGFIYVRGAQDMKSGVAAFMCAVKEIENFKGRISLILTSDEEGEAKYGTLEVLKFMQEKDILPDFAVVAEPTCDKNFGDSIKIGRRGSINAKLLIKGKQGHVAYPQKCINPVHNFASALKFLAGFDLDPGDEVFAPSKIVITDIRGGMEVCNVTPNDLKLMFNVRNSPQTSLEDVKAYVEKICEGLDYELSIDQSSKPFLTQSDSKIAQKLNESVQKITQVVPELNTKGGTSDARYFAEFGVKVVEFGVCNDRIHAVDERVSIEELEKLYLVFKDLLENFD, from the coding sequence ATGCAAGTAGTTGAAATTTTTAAAGAATTAAGTAAATTTAAATCCATCACTCCAGATGATGATGGAGCGTTAAATTATATCGCGGTGGAATTAAGTGATTTTGAAGCTTTTTTTATAGAAAAAGAAGGCGTAAAAAATCTTTTACTGACTAAAAAATTTAGTGATGGTGGTGAGCATTTGGCTTTTGGTGGGCATGTAGATGTGGTGCCTGCGGGAGAGGGTTGGAGTAGCGATCCTTTTGAGCCTTTGGAAAAAGATGGTTTTATTTATGTAAGAGGCGCACAAGACATGAAAAGCGGTGTGGCTGCTTTTATGTGTGCGGTTAAGGAAATAGAAAATTTCAAAGGAAGAATTTCACTTATTTTAACAAGCGACGAAGAAGGTGAGGCAAAATACGGCACACTTGAAGTGCTTAAATTTATGCAAGAAAAAGATATACTACCTGATTTTGCTGTGGTTGCTGAGCCAACTTGTGATAAAAATTTTGGAGATAGTATTAAAATAGGGCGTCGCGGTTCTATCAATGCAAAATTACTCATCAAAGGCAAGCAAGGTCATGTGGCATATCCACAAAAATGTATTAATCCGGTGCATAATTTTGCTTCGGCTTTGAAATTTTTAGCAGGTTTTGATCTTGATCCAGGTGATGAAGTTTTTGCACCTTCTAAAATCGTTATTACTGATATACGCGGTGGTATGGAAGTGTGCAATGTAACCCCAAATGATTTAAAATTGATGTTTAATGTAAGAAATTCTCCACAAACTAGCTTAGAAGATGTAAAAGCTTATGTAGAAAAGATTTGCGAAGGACTTGATTATGAGTTGAGCATAGATCAAAGTTCAAAGCCTTTTTTAACACAAAGTGATTCTAAAATAGCGCAAAAGCTAAATGAAAGTGTGCAAAAAATCACTCAAGTAGTGCCAGAACTTAACACCAAAGGTGGCACAAGTGATGCAAGGTATTTTGCAGAATTTGGAGTTAAAGTGGTAGAATTTGGAGTATGCAATGATAGAATTCATGCCGTTGATGAAAGAGTGAGCATAGAAGAGCTTGAAAAATTGTATTTGGTTTTTAAAGATTTATTAGAGAATTTTGATTAA
- a CDS encoding LysE family transporter has translation MLEVILQGIILGMGVSVPFGPVNILILNTALSSFKNAFCVGLGALSADILFLILINLGLLSFANNEFFYKILAVFGFFFLSFMVFLMLRKTRKVDLNKVNKTHPLKGFSKGFFLNVTNPYVIGFWVSVAGLSMQSKNSFALLFGLVGFIVFWIFTLSFFVSKFKALVKNKHIFYINLFSAFILEYFALSMLYKAFIG, from the coding sequence ATGCTAGAAGTAATCTTACAAGGCATTATTTTAGGTATGGGTGTATCTGTGCCTTTTGGGCCTGTAAATATTTTGATCTTAAATACTGCTTTATCTTCTTTTAAAAATGCTTTTTGTGTTGGGCTTGGTGCTTTAAGTGCTGATATACTTTTTTTGATTTTGATTAATCTTGGACTTTTAAGCTTTGCAAATAATGAATTTTTTTATAAAATACTAGCAGTTTTTGGCTTTTTCTTTTTGAGTTTTATGGTGTTTTTAATGCTAAGAAAAACAAGAAAAGTCGATCTTAACAAGGTAAATAAAACACATCCTTTAAAAGGTTTTAGCAAAGGATTTTTCTTAAATGTTACAAATCCTTATGTTATAGGTTTTTGGGTGAGTGTAGCAGGGCTTAGTATGCAGAGCAAAAACTCTTTTGCTTTGCTTTTTGGTTTGGTGGGTTTTATTGTGTTTTGGATTTTTACTTTATCATTTTTTGTGTCTAAATTCAAAGCCCTTGTGAAAAATAAACATATATTTTACATTAATCTTTTTTCAGCATTTATTTTAGAGTATTTTGCTCTTTCTATGCTGTATAAAGCTTTTATAGGATAA
- a CDS encoding SIR2 family NAD-dependent protein deacylase, with amino-acid sequence MKQVMILSGAGLSAPSGIKTFRASGGLWEEHDVMEVCSATGFRKNPKKVLEFYNKRRKELASVKPNHAHKIIALLKQKFPKQISILTQNVDDLLERAGCEEVVHLHGFLPELRCLECENIFNIGYESSDDKICPSCQSENVRHNIVMFEEMAPNYKILYEKLQNCDLFVCIGTSGQVLPVGEYARVCKQSILNNLDEDKYLESNFTKVYIEDVCTAIDKIKTDIENFLEEKC; translated from the coding sequence ATGAAACAAGTAATGATTTTAAGCGGAGCAGGGCTTAGTGCTCCAAGTGGTATAAAAACTTTTAGAGCTAGTGGTGGGCTTTGGGAAGAACATGATGTAATGGAAGTTTGTTCAGCAACTGGTTTTAGAAAAAATCCCAAAAAAGTTTTGGAATTTTATAATAAAAGAAGAAAAGAACTAGCTAGTGTTAAGCCAAATCATGCACATAAAATCATCGCTTTATTAAAACAAAAATTTCCAAAACAAATTAGCATTTTAACCCAAAATGTAGATGATTTATTAGAGCGAGCAGGGTGTGAAGAAGTAGTGCATTTGCATGGTTTTTTACCTGAACTTAGGTGTTTAGAGTGTGAAAATATTTTTAACATAGGCTATGAAAGTAGTGATGATAAAATTTGTCCAAGTTGTCAAAGTGAAAATGTAAGACATAATATCGTAATGTTTGAAGAAATGGCACCAAATTATAAAATTTTATATGAGAAATTACAAAATTGTGATTTGTTTGTGTGTATAGGTACAAGCGGACAGGTTTTACCTGTGGGAGAGTATGCAAGAGTATGTAAGCAAAGCATATTAAACAATCTTGATGAGGATAAATATTTAGAAAGCAATTTTACTAAAGTTTATATAGAAGATGTTTGCACAGCTATTGATAAAATCAAAACTGATATAGAAAATTTCTTGGAAGAAAAATGCTAG
- a CDS encoding restriction endonuclease subunit S, with product MITKNNLKNALQSLGFENRDEIYEKKINNYILKIDYKHQNINYPREIKIHDETTSNFSHPENFVVFECVHRLLEKGYKAEHLELEPKWNLGRNKKGGKADILIKDNENNPYLIIECKTTDSKNSEFIKEWNRMQEDGGQLFSYFQQEKGVKYLCLYTSDFSDKIEYKNYIIQAYDNEEYLKEKELQNSYKKSNNNIELFKTWKESYELQYFEQGIFEANVNAYKILEITPTFDNLKELKEEGKYHEFAKILRKHNISGKENAFDKLVNIFLCKIYDETFNKNNLKFGYFGVMADTYANMQDRLMWLYKEAMKEFLGEKITFVSNEDIEKDFKQLKIKTLKEVMQNYIKELKFYSNNDFAFLEVHNKELFLKNALVLKEIVELFANYKLTQNSTNQFLGNLFELFLQKGMKQDEGQFFTPIQICEFIMYSLPLQEMLNENSKALKVIDYACGAGHFLNTYANELKRYLTEDELKEHYKNIYGIEKEYRLSKVSKVSSAMYGQNEINILYADALASFELANTNNLEGEKAKPQIESNSFDLLIANPPYSVKGFLETLSNKSKNIYKLFNDDINIETNNSIECFFCERANQILNDNAKAAIILPSSILNKDSIYKNTREILFQNFDFIAIVELGSQTFGATGTNTIILFLRKKETFKQENHLISQDYSLIKERIEAENLKDNENFYQDYLGAYCDFRKFDKELYSNFLNGDLDSKLAKLEAFKDYRNAFEQTSDYKRLKESKIYKESEDKQSLEDKAFLAYVQAIEKDKLLYFCLSLNQEVLIIKSPSEIKEQKKFLGYEWSNRKGDEGLKELHEPYCSPLFERGNPQNETKLNTLICKAFLKTLSDIPKDLQSYASKARLVDMIDFEKVEFNKAISLNPKTQREEIKSKYPLVKLKICGDFFMGGTPSRKNINYWNGDIKWLTIGDYSNHQVIMDTKEKITREGFKNSNVKMIQKGAVVVSIYATIGRVGILGEDMTTNQAIVAIIPNEEFINKYLMYAIDYFKFQLFNEVITTSQQNINLGILQNMVIPKPPLEIQKQIVAECEKVEEQYNTIRMSIEEYQNLIKAILQECGIIDDNGGGYELNFILDKINNLCKINLDSEFLSSFNKTIKEYTLSNPIFKLSIGKRVLNNELLENGQIPVYSANVLNVFGFIDKEVLQDYDNDSVLWGIDGDWMVGFMPKNKKFYPTDHCGVLRVDDTKINAKYISFILNEAGKKQGFSRKLRASIDRIKALRVKLPSLEFQNQIADIIDKIEKKINEGKIELDRLEKEKEKILQKYLFS from the coding sequence ATGATTACAAAAAATAATTTAAAAAATGCTTTGCAAAGTTTAGGATTTGAAAACAGAGATGAAATTTATGAGAAAAAAATTAATAACTATATACTTAAAATAGACTACAAACATCAAAATATTAATTACCCAAGAGAAATAAAAATTCACGATGAAACTACTTCTAATTTTTCACACCCTGAAAATTTTGTAGTTTTTGAATGTGTACATAGGCTTTTAGAAAAAGGCTATAAAGCTGAACATTTAGAGTTAGAGCCAAAATGGAATCTTGGCAGGAATAAAAAAGGTGGTAAGGCTGATATTTTGATAAAAGATAATGAAAATAATCCTTATTTGATCATTGAATGTAAAACCACAGATTCTAAAAATAGTGAGTTTATAAAAGAATGGAATAGAATGCAAGAAGATGGTGGGCAGCTTTTTTCTTATTTTCAGCAAGAAAAAGGTGTAAAATATCTTTGTCTTTATACAAGTGATTTTAGCGATAAGATAGAATATAAAAATTATATCATACAAGCTTACGATAACGAAGAATATCTAAAAGAAAAAGAATTACAAAATTCTTATAAAAAATCTAATAACAATATAGAACTTTTTAAAACTTGGAAAGAAAGTTATGAACTACAATATTTTGAGCAAGGTATTTTTGAAGCAAATGTCAATGCTTATAAAATTTTAGAAATTACTCCAACTTTTGATAATCTCAAAGAACTTAAAGAAGAAGGCAAATATCACGAATTTGCAAAAATTTTACGCAAGCATAATATATCAGGCAAGGAAAATGCCTTTGATAAACTTGTAAATATTTTTCTTTGTAAAATTTATGATGAAACTTTTAATAAAAACAATCTTAAATTTGGATATTTTGGTGTAATGGCAGATACTTATGCAAATATGCAAGATAGATTAATGTGGCTTTATAAAGAAGCTATGAAAGAATTCTTGGGAGAAAAAATCACCTTTGTATCCAATGAAGACATAGAAAAAGACTTTAAACAATTAAAGATAAAAACATTAAAAGAAGTAATGCAAAATTACATTAAAGAATTAAAATTTTATTCAAATAATGATTTTGCATTTTTAGAAGTGCATAATAAAGAATTATTCTTAAAAAATGCACTTGTATTAAAAGAAATAGTAGAGCTTTTTGCAAATTATAAGCTTACTCAAAACTCTACAAATCAATTTTTAGGTAATCTTTTTGAACTTTTTTTGCAAAAAGGTATGAAACAAGATGAAGGGCAATTTTTTACACCTATTCAAATTTGTGAATTTATTATGTATTCTTTACCTCTTCAAGAAATGCTAAACGAAAATTCTAAAGCTTTAAAGGTGATTGATTATGCTTGCGGTGCTGGACATTTTTTAAATACCTATGCTAATGAGCTTAAGCGTTATTTAACAGAAGATGAGCTTAAAGAGCATTATAAAAATATTTATGGTATTGAAAAAGAGTATCGCTTGAGTAAGGTTTCTAAGGTATCAAGTGCTATGTATGGACAAAATGAAATCAATATTTTATATGCTGATGCACTTGCTTCTTTTGAGCTAGCAAATACAAATAATTTAGAAGGAGAAAAAGCAAAGCCACAAATAGAATCAAATAGTTTTGATTTACTTATAGCAAATCCGCCTTATTCTGTAAAAGGATTTTTAGAAACTTTAAGCAATAAGTCTAAAAATATCTATAAACTTTTTAATGACGATATAAACATAGAAACAAATAATTCTATCGAATGCTTTTTTTGTGAGCGAGCAAATCAAATTTTAAATGATAATGCTAAAGCTGCTATTATTTTGCCAAGTTCTATTTTAAATAAGGATTCTATTTATAAAAATACAAGAGAAATATTGTTTCAAAATTTTGATTTTATTGCCATTGTTGAGCTTGGAAGTCAAACATTTGGTGCAACAGGGACAAATACGATTATTTTGTTTTTACGCAAAAAAGAAACTTTTAAACAAGAAAATCATCTTATTTCTCAAGATTATAGCTTGATTAAAGAACGCATAGAAGCTGAAAATTTAAAAGACAATGAAAACTTTTATCAAGATTATCTAGGTGCATATTGTGATTTTAGAAAATTTGATAAAGAGCTTTATAGCAATTTTTTAAATGGTGATTTAGATTCTAAACTTGCAAAGCTAGAAGCCTTTAAAGATTATCGCAATGCATTTGAGCAAACAAGCGATTATAAAAGACTTAAAGAATCTAAAATTTATAAAGAAAGTGAAGATAAACAAAGTTTAGAAGATAAAGCTTTTTTAGCTTATGTTCAGGCGATCGAAAAGGATAAATTGCTTTATTTTTGTCTAAGTCTTAATCAAGAAGTCTTAATTATAAAATCCCCAAGTGAGATAAAAGAACAAAAGAAATTTTTAGGTTACGAGTGGAGCAATAGAAAAGGCGATGAAGGTTTAAAAGAATTGCACGAGCCTTATTGTAGTCCACTTTTTGAAAGAGGCAATCCGCAAAATGAAACTAAGCTTAATACTTTAATTTGCAAAGCATTTTTAAAAACTCTTAGCGATATACCAAAAGATTTACAAAGCTATGCTAGTAAAGCAAGGCTTGTTGACATGATAGATTTTGAAAAAGTGGAATTTAATAAAGCTATAAGTTTAAATCCAAAAACTCAAAGAGAAGAAATAAAGTCTAAATACCCATTGGTTAAATTGAAAATTTGTGGAGATTTTTTCATGGGAGGAACGCCATCAAGAAAAAATATAAATTATTGGAATGGGGATATTAAGTGGCTAACAATTGGCGATTACTCTAACCATCAAGTTATTATGGATACTAAAGAAAAAATTACAAGAGAGGGTTTTAAGAATTCTAATGTAAAAATGATACAAAAAGGTGCTGTTGTTGTTTCAATTTATGCAACTATAGGTAGAGTTGGAATATTAGGCGAAGATATGACAACAAATCAAGCTATAGTAGCTATTATTCCGAATGAAGAATTTATAAATAAATATCTTATGTATGCTATTGATTATTTTAAATTTCAATTATTTAACGAAGTTATTACAACTTCGCAACAAAATATAAATTTAGGAATCTTGCAAAATATGGTTATTCCAAAGCCACCGCTTGAAATTCAAAAACAAATCGTAGCGGAGTGTGAAAAGGTAGAAGAGCAATATAACACCATAAGAATGAGTATAGAAGAGTATCAAAACTTAATCAAAGCAATACTTCAAGAATGCGGCATTATAGATGATAATGGGGGGGGGTATGAGCTAAATTTTATTTTAGATAAAATTAATAATTTGTGTAAAATAAATTTAGATAGTGAATTTTTATCATCATTTAATAAAACAATTAAAGAATACACTTTATCAAATCCAATTTTTAAACTAAGTATTGGAAAAAGAGTTTTAAATAATGAACTGCTTGAAAATGGACAAATTCCTGTTTATAGTGCAAATGTGTTAAATGTGTTTGGATTTATTGATAAAGAAGTCTTACAAGATTATGATAATGATTCTGTTTTATGGGGTATAGATGGAGATTGGATGGTGGGATTTATGCCAAAAAATAAAAAGTTTTATCCAACCGATCATTGCGGGGTATTAAGGGTTGATGATACAAAAATAAATGCTAAATATATAAGTTTTATTTTAAATGAAGCTGGTAAAAAACAAGGATTTTCAAGAAAACTTAGAGCTTCAATAGATAGAATAAAAGCATTAAGGGTTAAACTTCCTTCTTTAGAATTCCAAAATCAAATAGCAGATATAATTGATAAAATAGAGAAAAAAATCAATGAAGGTAAAATAGAACTTGATAGATTAGAAAAAGAAAAAGAAAAAATCTTACAAAAATATTTATTTTCTTAA